A genomic window from Dehalococcoidia bacterium includes:
- the coaD gene encoding pantetheine-phosphate adenylyltransferase: MVTALYPGRFDPVTNGHLDIARRAASLFSRVVVGVYDLPPDRCLFTTDERVALFREAVADLPNIVVKPFSGLTVDFARREGARVLVRGIRAVTDFEAEFDMALMNKRMAPDLESIFLMASLEHLFVSGHRIREVASLGYDVTGLVPPHVAAALRQKLGQR; this comes from the coding sequence TTGGTCACAGCGCTGTATCCGGGACGGTTCGACCCGGTCACCAACGGGCATCTGGACATCGCCCGCCGTGCTGCCTCTTTGTTCAGCCGTGTGGTGGTGGGCGTCTACGACCTCCCTCCCGACCGGTGCCTGTTCACCACCGATGAGCGGGTGGCGCTGTTCCGTGAGGCGGTGGCCGACCTGCCCAACATAGTGGTGAAGCCCTTCTCGGGCCTGACGGTGGATTTCGCCCGCCGCGAGGGGGCGCGGGTATTGGTGCGAGGTATTCGCGCTGTCACCGATTTCGAGGCGGAATTCGATATGGCCCTTATGAACAAGCGGATGGCCCCTGACTTGGAGTCCATCTTCCTCATGGCCAGTCTGGAGCATCTATTCGTCTCCGGGCACCGTATCCGGGAGGTGGCCAGCTTGGGGTATGATGTGACGGGCCTGGTGCCGCCGCACGTGGCGGCGGCCCTCCGCCAAAAGCTGGGCCAGAGGTGA
- a CDS encoding RsmD family RNA methyltransferase produces the protein MRVLGGQARGRFLRGTAGVRPTAARVRAALFSALEAMGVQLGRVLDLYAGSGVLGIEALSRGALWCDFVERDPKACRQIRRNLEATGLAGRAFVHCLPVERALVRLKGPYSLVVADPPYDDPTALAALERLASSTLVEKGKTVLVLEHRSTRTPPSRLGPLQLVKSLHHGDSALSFYQ, from the coding sequence ATGAGGGTGCTCGGTGGCCAGGCCCGGGGCCGGTTCCTGCGCGGGACGGCGGGGGTAAGGCCTACTGCGGCGCGGGTTCGCGCTGCCCTCTTCTCGGCCCTGGAGGCCATGGGCGTCCAACTGGGCCGGGTCTTGGACCTCTATGCCGGCAGCGGCGTCCTGGGCATCGAGGCCCTCTCCAGGGGCGCCCTGTGGTGCGATTTCGTGGAGCGAGACCCCAAGGCCTGCCGCCAGATCCGCAGGAACTTGGAGGCCACCGGTCTGGCCGGCAGGGCTTTCGTGCACTGTCTGCCGGTGGAGAGGGCTTTGGTCAGGCTCAAGGGCCCTTACTCCCTCGTCGTGGCTGACCCGCCCTATGACGACCCCACAGCCTTGGCAGCCTTGGAGAGGCTGGCCTCCTCCACCCTGGTGGAGAAGGGGAAGACGGTGTTGGTGTTGGAACACCGGTCCACCCGCACCCCACCCAGTCGGCTAGGGCCTCTGCAGCTGGTGAAGTCGTTGCACCATGGTGATAGCGCCCTATCCTTTTATCAGTAA